The genomic segment CGACCCAGAAGATTTTCCAAATACTCCGCTAACTCCACAAACTGAAAGCCTATCGGGCGTTCAAACTCCACAATCAGGTCAATGTCGCTTGCTTCGCCTGAGTCGCCGTGAGCATAAGAACCAAACAGCCCTATCCTTTTGATACCGTACCGGGCGGCCAGATAGGGATAATGTTGCCGGAGCGACGCAATAATCTCTTCTCGGTTCAACATACCACCTCACCTTTCAAAACTTATGGCGGCGGCCTAACGAGATGCGCTTGAGCCGCAGCGCCGAAGGCGCTGTCGGCTCAAAGCGCAGGTTGGGTGGGCTTGCGAACCTGCTCTATCTCGCTCACAATTTGCTCCAACGTCTTCCCAGCAAACAATACCTCACGCTCCTGGGTGTAATCTCCCAACCCAGAAGTAAACTGCTTTAAGAAACGAATCGCATCTACAATCCCTAACTCCCGATAAAGCAAGGGTATCGCTCGCTGGTTAATTTCCAC from the Anaerolineae bacterium genome contains:
- a CDS encoding nucleotidyltransferase family protein, which codes for MLNREEIIASLRQHYPYLAARYGIKRIGLFGSYAHGDSGEASDIDLIVEFERPIGFQFVELAEYLENLLGR